The sequence ACAGCAACTGATCCAACCACTTCATTGAAGAAGATGAAAGATTGGTATGGTGCTGGTGTTAAGTTCTTTGTTGGACCTATGGCAAGTGGTTCATGTAAGGAGCTTTTAACATATGCAAATTCAAACAAGATTCTCTTTGTTTCTCCATCATCTACTTCCACAGCTCTGTCTATTCCCGATGACTATCTTATCAGATTCTGTCCAGATGACTTTATTCAAGGTCCAGCAATTGCAAGACTTATGTGGGAAGCTGGCGTAACAAATGTTATATTTATCTGGAGAGGAGATACCTGGGGTGATGGACTTCAAAGTGCAGTGGAAAAGAGATTTAAAGAACTTGGTGGAAAAGTTTATGATAAGCATATAAGATATGATCCACAACTTGAAGACTTTCCAAAAGAGGCATCGCTTCTTAACAGCTATGTTCAGGATCTCATAAATCAGGGAGTTCCTAAGGACAGAATAGGTATCTCTTTGATTGCATTTGAGGAAAGTGCACCATTAATGGAGGATGCTAACGAGTATCCACTTCTTAAAGAGGTTAAATGGTTTGGCTGTGATGGGACAGCTCTTTCAGAGGCATTAAAATCCCATAAGGTTTCTGCTCCATTTGCCAATACGACAAAGTTTATAAGTACATTCTATGCACCAGGTCTTTCCAAATATCCTCTCTTTGATTATGTCAGAGGATTTGTCCATATGTTCTTAAACAGAGAGACTGATTCTTACTCCTATGGAACCTATGATATAGTATGGTGTCTTGCTTTAGCAATTGATCAGGTAGGTTATGATCCAGAAAAGGTAAAAGATGTCCTTCCTGAAGTAACAGATAAGAGAACAGAACTCTATGGTGCAAGTGGGCATATAGTGCTCAATGAGAATGGTGATAGAGCTTTTGCAGATTATGATTTGTGGCTCATCAACGATAAAGGAGAATGGGAGAAAGTTGGTGTATGGCGTGGTGAGACCGATACCATTGAGTGGATAAAAAATCCATATAAATAAGGTGATAGGGTTGAGTTGATTATAAAAGAGGGGTAATTCTCTGCCCCTCTTTTAATATAAATTAAGGAGGAAAGTATGGATTTACTTGTAGCAACTAACCTTACAAAACGTTTTGGAGGGTTAATTGCTGTTAATTCAGTCGATCTTGTGGTAAAAGAGAACAGTTTTACTCTTCTTATAGGACCAAATGGAAGCGGAAAGACTACTTTTTTAAATGTATGTACCGGTGTATTAAAACCAGATGGTGGAAAAGTTTATTTTGAGGGAAAGGATATTACAGGACTTCCTCCCAATAAGATTTATGATTATGGTCTTATAAGAACCTTTCAGATACCAATTCCCTTTTTGAGTTTAACTATCCTTGACAATGTTATTGCAGCCATGAGGAATCCGGGTGAATATCCTTTTAATGCTTTATTCAAGAGAAAAGAATGGGTGGAGGTGGAAGAGGAAAATATGGAGAAGGCTTTTAGTGTGTTAAAAAGGGTTGGTCTTGATGAAATGTGGGATAAACCAGCTTACTCATTGGGTGGCGCACAGCTTAAAATGTTGGAGGTGGCAAGAGCATTGGCGGCAGGAGCAAAATTGATTGCACTTGATGAGCCGATAGGTGGTGTTGATCCAATATATGCAGATGAGATACTTTCATACCTAAAAGAGCTTCAGAGATCTGGGATTACATTTCTTGTAATAGAACATAGAATTGATATTATTGCCCCTTACGCTGATTATGCTTATGCCATGAATAGAGGAAGTATAATTTCTCAAGGTACTCCAGATGAGGTATTAAATGATCCTCAAGTAGTAGAGGTTTATATTGGTTAAGGAGGAGATATGTTAAGTATCAAGAATCTTTACTCTGGATATGGGAAGTTAAGAGTTTTGTATGATGTGAATGTGGAGGTACCAAAAAAGGAGATTACAGTAATTGTAGGACCCAATGGAGCAGGTAAAACCACACTTCTAAACAGTATTCTTGGTTTTGCAGATGTTTTTTCAGGGAAAATCTATCTTGATGGCAAAGACATAACTGGTACCCCTGCTCATAGGGTAGCTCAGCTTGGTATATCCTTTGTCCCACAACTTGGAAATATTTTTGCCAATCTAACATTAAAAGAAAATTTGATTATGGCGGCGTATACCCTTCCTAAAAAGGAAGTGAATAAGAGAATGGAACAGGTACTTGAGATGTTTCCTGTAATTAAGGAGTTTTTTCACAGAAAAGCAGGAACACTTAGTGGTGGAGAGAGAAGAATGCTTTCCATTGGAATGGGGCTTATGAGAAATCCAAAGATAATGTTACTTGATGAGCCAAGTACAGATCTTGCACCTCTTATAACTAAAGAAGTAATGAGAACAGTAAAAAAGTTAAGAGATGAACTGGGTCTTACTGTTCTACTTGTGGAACAGATGGCAAAGTTGGCATTGGATATTGGAGATAATGCATACCTCCTTGTAAGCGGACAGATAAAGTTTAAAGGTAAGGCAAAAGAGCTACTTCAGCATCCAGAATTGTCTAAACTATACCTTGGAATAAAGGAATAAAGGAGGAAATAAAAATGCCAGGATGGTTAGCAAGCGGATTGGTTTATGCAAGTGGTCTTGCATTAACATCTGGGGGAATCACTTTTCTATATATAACCACAAGAACATTTAACTTTGCACACGCAAGTATGGCAACCTTTGGTTTTTATGTAGTCTATACTCTTGTTGCACTTAAAGGTGGAAATCCCTATATCTATTTCCCCCTTGCATTTCTCTTTGGTTCCCTTCTTGGGATAATTGTATATTTTATCTTAAACAGACCACTTCTTAAGAGAAAGGCAAATGAGATAACCCTTATGATGTCAACTCTTGGATACGATCTTATTCTCTTATCCCTTATTCAAATGTACTGCGACTATCTTACCCATACATATAAACTCTACCCAAGAAGGGTTACAATGAGTGTTTATGATATAAAAATCGGTGGGATGAATGCATCCACATACTTTGCTCCAATTACAGCAGTTTTGATAATTACTGCTTTGAGTCTCTTTTTGACAAAGACAAAGTTTGGAATTGCCATGCGTGCTACTATAGAAAATACACCTCTCTCTGAGGCATCTGGAATAAATTCTGACAAGATTTATCTGACTTCATGGATAATAGGCGGTGGCATGGCTTCTCTTGGTGGTGCAGTTCTTGCTATGGCAACAACTGGAAGCCCAGTTCTTGGGATGAACTTAATTGCAAATATGTTTGCTGGTGCAATACTTGGAGGTCTGTACAGTATATATGGAGGACTGTTTGGTGGTTTCGTTGTTGGTCTTGCAGAGTATGCGATAGTGTATTGGCTTGCACAGAGCTTGGGAACATGGGTTCTTGGATACAGACTTGCAATACCACTTCTCATAATGGTCGTAACTCTTCTTTTCTTCCCAAGAGGTCTTGCTGGCATACAGTGGAAAAAGGCTTTTAAATCTTTATCTTCTGAAAAAGGAGAGGCATCATGAAAAAGATATTTAAGTTTCTTTTAAGGAGAGATGTTTTAATTGCGATTCTTGTTGTAATTGCGTTCCTATTTATCCTTCTATCATCTGGTTTCTCACTGGTTTCTTCAATTCTCATAGATGCTTCTATATTTACAATTATTACTCTTAGCTTGAATCTTGAAACAGGTTTAACAGGTGTCCCTCAGTTTGGAAGGGTGATAGCAATTATCGCTGGTGCCTTTGCAGTTGGTGCAATTCCAGGGAGAATTATGGCTCTGTTTATGCATCTTCCAGCAGGAGCAGAGTATGCAAACGATGCAGTGAATTATAAGGTAGTACCTGTTATAAATAAGCTCTTGGAGAGTAATCCTGCTCTTTCCATTCTTGTATTAATAATAAGTCTTGTAATTGCAGCTATTTTTGGAGCTATCATGGGATGGATTACATCAAGACCAGCAATTAGATTAAAAGAAGCTTATCTTGGAATATCATTGCTTGCCATTGGAGATTTCTTAATGTGGGTTGGTCACAACTGGGAACCTCTTGTTGGTGGTACTACTGCAGTCTTTGTTCCAGATCCATTGAGAGCTTTTGGCGTTAATAGAATGGTAATGGCTCTGATTATGACTGTAGTTCTTGCAATAATTTCCTATATTATAGTGGAGAAACTAAACCGCTCTCCATTTGGAAGAACTTTAAGAATGCATAGAGATTCAGATCTTGCGATGAGTGTTTATGGTAAAGATAAGGTAAAAGTTAGAACGAG is a genomic window of Caldisericia bacterium containing:
- a CDS encoding penicillin-binding protein activator, whose product is MKKILTLILVLALIVGFVGLTTSCKPEQGGEEQKPSIETRKIVALLPLTGVLGTFGENSKETALLAAKDVNYWLERNGKNWRLEVSVEDTATDPTTSLKKMKDWYGAGVKFFVGPMASGSCKELLTYANSNKILFVSPSSTSTALSIPDDYLIRFCPDDFIQGPAIARLMWEAGVTNVIFIWRGDTWGDGLQSAVEKRFKELGGKVYDKHIRYDPQLEDFPKEASLLNSYVQDLINQGVPKDRIGISLIAFEESAPLMEDANEYPLLKEVKWFGCDGTALSEALKSHKVSAPFANTTKFISTFYAPGLSKYPLFDYVRGFVHMFLNRETDSYSYGTYDIVWCLALAIDQVGYDPEKVKDVLPEVTDKRTELYGASGHIVLNENGDRAFADYDLWLINDKGEWEKVGVWRGETDTIEWIKNPYK
- a CDS encoding ABC transporter ATP-binding protein — its product is MDLLVATNLTKRFGGLIAVNSVDLVVKENSFTLLIGPNGSGKTTFLNVCTGVLKPDGGKVYFEGKDITGLPPNKIYDYGLIRTFQIPIPFLSLTILDNVIAAMRNPGEYPFNALFKRKEWVEVEEENMEKAFSVLKRVGLDEMWDKPAYSLGGAQLKMLEVARALAAGAKLIALDEPIGGVDPIYADEILSYLKELQRSGITFLVIEHRIDIIAPYADYAYAMNRGSIISQGTPDEVLNDPQVVEVYIG
- a CDS encoding ABC transporter ATP-binding protein, translated to MLSIKNLYSGYGKLRVLYDVNVEVPKKEITVIVGPNGAGKTTLLNSILGFADVFSGKIYLDGKDITGTPAHRVAQLGISFVPQLGNIFANLTLKENLIMAAYTLPKKEVNKRMEQVLEMFPVIKEFFHRKAGTLSGGERRMLSIGMGLMRNPKIMLLDEPSTDLAPLITKEVMRTVKKLRDELGLTVLLVEQMAKLALDIGDNAYLLVSGQIKFKGKAKELLQHPELSKLYLGIKE
- a CDS encoding branched-chain amino acid ABC transporter permease yields the protein MPGWLASGLVYASGLALTSGGITFLYITTRTFNFAHASMATFGFYVVYTLVALKGGNPYIYFPLAFLFGSLLGIIVYFILNRPLLKRKANEITLMMSTLGYDLILLSLIQMYCDYLTHTYKLYPRRVTMSVYDIKIGGMNASTYFAPITAVLIITALSLFLTKTKFGIAMRATIENTPLSEASGINSDKIYLTSWIIGGGMASLGGAVLAMATTGSPVLGMNLIANMFAGAILGGLYSIYGGLFGGFVVGLAEYAIVYWLAQSLGTWVLGYRLAIPLLIMVVTLLFFPRGLAGIQWKKAFKSLSSEKGEAS
- a CDS encoding branched-chain amino acid ABC transporter permease encodes the protein MKKIFKFLLRRDVLIAILVVIAFLFILLSSGFSLVSSILIDASIFTIITLSLNLETGLTGVPQFGRVIAIIAGAFAVGAIPGRIMALFMHLPAGAEYANDAVNYKVVPVINKLLESNPALSILVLIISLVIAAIFGAIMGWITSRPAIRLKEAYLGISLLAIGDFLMWVGHNWEPLVGGTTAVFVPDPLRAFGVNRMVMALIMTVVLAIISYIIVEKLNRSPFGRTLRMHRDSDLAMSVYGKDKVKVRTRSLVIGAALAAVAGGAYVIYTGTCTAISFTRLNWTFWPWAYMMLGGIGSNTGVVLGVLALAVARSMIVIYRGSVFGFLMNWGIDPIWLEYTLLGAVIIIIILFLPQGLVPEKTETIYLLKG